Below is a genomic region from Augochlora pura isolate Apur16 chromosome 2, APUR_v2.2.1, whole genome shotgun sequence.
ACGAGCCGGTTTATCGGAATTGTATACACGTAAGGTCCGGAGGCGCCGATATTCCCGGCGTTCAAAGCCGttcgaatttttcgtttcgattatATGCAGTGCCtcaattattacataaaatcatGCATTTTACACCAgctacgaataaatattatattttatgctaCACTCGAATGTACCCGCGCCTATACAGTTTGGAAGATCTACAAAGTTTAAAAGGCGGAAGATTGACTTTTGATTCCAAAAAacgaatactttttcaaaagaaatcgGTACAATGGACGCTTAAGGTATTATTTACAAGGACTTTCCTGTTGTAACATATTTACTTTACAAATTGCTTCGTCGATTGAAAAAAGTATGCGCTTCGAACTGTTTTGCAGCTGTACgcaaaaattacgaaatagAATGGTTCGAATAGAAGTTTCGATAAGAGAAAATCTGAAACcgtgaaaagaaaagatataaaaatcggTAACACCTCTCTCGATAGTTTTcgagtcgatttttattccgagTCCGTCGATTTCCCGATATCCGGTTCGAATCGACAGACTTTTGGTAAGCGATAGCCGGGCAGCGTGTAAAAAAACTCGATAACTATCTATTCCAGAGCTATTTATACATAACCGTTCgacacattattattattctatctgaaaatacttaaaaagtGTTGAACCACCCTGGGGGCGTCTCGCGTATCTGCGGCTTCAGATTTCATGGGGCGTCTGATAATCGTTTCGCCGCGAACCGGGGAATCGTTCAGTCGACTGGCGGCTGTACGTTCATTTCCACCATCGATATGAGAATACTAACAGTGCTCTGGTTCCTCACTGCCCTCCGATCGTGTCGTTCGGGTAATGTGTCGACGAGTGTATCATGTGATCGTCTTTTCCACGCGAGGAGCACAATTTCCATCGATCCGTACCGTTCGCTGGCCCCGGAAACCATGGATTCCGTCTCCATGATTCGTTCGCGGAACGCTCGCGCTCTTCCGTTCATACAACGTTGTTTCGCGAACGCTAAATCGCACCTTCTCGAGATTAAAATTCACCTTTCTTTGCATAGATACATCCATGGACATCGATCGCACGGCATGCAAAAGTATGACGAATCCGCCGCCGTTGATGACGCTGAAGAATCATCTGCTCTGCGGCTACGATCGCTCTGTCCGGCCCGTTCTCTCCCACAAAGAAGTGAACAATGTGACCATCAAACTGATACCGAAAATACTTGAATTCGTAAGTTTTTTCTATATCTCCGTACAATCGTGATTCTGCTACGCTACAATGTCGCGATTCTTCTACAGGATGAGATGAACAGCAAGATGGTTTTGCACAGCTGGATGACTCTCGTAAGTAACAACTCTCTTGCTCCGATCAAGCTGAGATACCGATTCGAACGTATTAGGTCTACATTTAAGCATTTCATTCGAACGTTTTTTCACAGCTTTGGACAGACTCCCTTCTCACCTGGAAGCCCACCGATTACAACGGGATCAGCTATATACACGTGAAAAGCGACCTGATATGGATGCCCGATTTTTCCGTTTATAACTCGTAAGcaatcgaatattattgcgAAACGATGGGAAAATTGTTTGTCTACTGATTGGTTCTTTTCTGATAAAAAGAGGCGACATGGCGGCCGATCAAAACAGCATTCCTTTGACGACCTGTTTGGTGTTCAGCACGGGTTCGGTTAGCTGTGTGCCATCGTTGAAACATGTTGCAAAATGTGCTACGGATTTCTCGAAATGGCCCTACGATACTCATGTCTGCCGTATTAATTTCGGTTCCTGGGCGCACTCTGGAGAGGAGGTCGACTTCCATCTGGACCAGAAAGGGGTAATTTGCGACAGAAATTGATAGGCAGCTTCGATTTACGTTTGTATTCATTTCGAACGGCTATGCAGTTCCAGATGTCGGGGTACACCAACAACAGTGTATGGGATTTCAAAGTGATAAACGCGTACAAGGTCCTGAAGAAGTACAAGTGTTGCCCTAACGACACCTACCCCATGATCGTGTACGAATTCTCTATCACTCGGCACCATGGAATTTTGCAAACCACTTACGTCACTCCCGCCATAGGTACAACACATTAcgtactattttatttctcagtTTTCAAGCAATTCTTGTAGCTTATATCATGCACTTACAGGCAATGATTCTTTAGCTCCACGATTTATTccatagttaaaaatattggcCCTTAACAACATTCCGCAAGACTGTAATGTTCGAATGTTGACGACAGAGATATAGAGTTTGATTTCAGTTTGGTAGATGTTAATAACCAgctacaattaaattttacaaccGTATAAATTAGATACTCGGAGCCTGATGTCGCTAATACCCTGATATCCGTTCGCGAaaggttaatttatttctccccCACGATTCACTGGTGCGTGTTCTGTCCTCAGCAATGATGTTGCTCACGTTGACGGTGCTCTGGTTGGACTCAAGGTCCGCCGAGAGGATGGCAGTGGGCAGCGTTAATCTGGTGTGTCACATGCTGTGTATATTCGACTTGCATTGGCAATTGCCGCACAATGGCTTAAATACGCCTAACATAAGTAAGCACTCGAGCAACGAGAACAATTGCGAGAGCCGGGTACGTGAGGGATTAACAATTGgattctctcctctctttgcAGTCTTGTATTACCGAGATTCGCTGGTGTTGGCCGTATTCGCCTTGATCTTGACCGCAGTGCTGCGCAAAATCCAAAGTATGAACATCGAGGCGCCATATTGGATTTCCTCGACGACCTCGTTCATTCTGAACAACCGGGCCGGTCGTTTCCTAATCCTCACCGGCGAGGACTCGAAGAGGATACTGAACAACGAGCAAGACGACAGCGGGGACATGCCGAAGGCCGAGGAAACCTCGAAAAACTCCTCCTGGAGACACTTCGCAGCCATCAGCGAATGGCTATCTTTCTTCATTGTGGTTTTTATCTATGCCATCATTCTCATCACCCTCGTGCCCTCATCTTAATAAACGGGAAACGAGAACGAACGAGACCCGTTGCTTCTAGTTTTGCATTTAATCGATAAGTTGTAGATTCTCattttcgataataaatcacctgtcttgatttttatattgtacccCACCTCGACCTGCTCCCAGGAAAATGTTATTCTCAAATAAACGATGTTGCGttctcatttttaattggtcTGACGTTTTGTTACCTCTATCTGACCCGTAATCGATCCTCACCAATCGGTCCCCGATGAATAAGCACCGATAAATGGGGCATTTACTTTTTGTGACGAATGCGCAATACAAATTTCCTATTCGGGTTTATCGTTTTTAATATCATGATTGTTTGCCGCTTTATTTGAATTTAGCGTTAAAATCGATTGAAATTGGAAATAGCGTCTTATGGAAAGCGACGGGTGTATGTTACGGAGCACAAAATGAGACTGTTTTGGTCCGATGTCCGCGCGTAGTGTCGCAAGCTGCGTATGATTTAAAACCCGAAAACCGATAAGATGACGTTCGAAAGGGGGCGGCTTACAGTGTCCTCGGTTTAATATATCACGTGGGCGTGCAACTATTCTCTTCTATCCTGTCGAACTACAGTCTTCGCGTGACTGCCGTTCCGATCTCTATGCACCAACAAAAATGAGAAGCTTCCTGTACGTCTATTTGATGATCCTCACAGTTTCGTGCGAGGATTACACCGCGCCTTCGTTGGACTGCAAATTGGACAACGATTTTAATacgttaatgaaattgaaatggcACCTGCTTTGCAATTACGAGATAAACGTCAGACCAACCGACAACTTTAAGCATACTACTTCTGTCAACGTTGCGATGCATCTGCAGCATTTCGATGTCGTAAGTATACCGAGCAAGACAATGTTCGATACAAACATTCATCTTATCGA
It encodes:
- the Nachra9 gene encoding nicotinic acetylcholine receptor alpha9 subunit, whose protein sequence is MRILTVLWFLTALRSCRSDTSMDIDRTACKSMTNPPPLMTLKNHLLCGYDRSVRPVLSHKEVNNVTIKLIPKILEFDEMNSKMVLHSWMTLLWTDSLLTWKPTDYNGISYIHVKSDLIWMPDFSVYNSGDMAADQNSIPLTTCLVFSTGSVSCVPSLKHVAKCATDFSKWPYDTHVCRINFGSWAHSGEEVDFHLDQKGFQMSGYTNNSVWDFKVINAYKVLKKYKCCPNDTYPMIVYEFSITRHHGILQTTYVTPAIAMMLLTLTVLWLDSRSAERMAVGSVNLVCHMLCIFDLHWQLPHNGLNTPNIILYYRDSLVLAVFALILTAVLRKIQSMNIEAPYWISSTTSFILNNRAGRFLILTGEDSKRILNNEQDDSGDMPKAEETSKNSSWRHFAAISEWLSFFIVVFIYAIILITLVPSSWGGLQCPRFNISRGRATILFYPVELQSSRDCRSDLYAPTKMRSFLYVYLMILTVSCEDYTAPSLDCKLDNDFNTLMKLKWHLLCNYEINVRPTDNFKHTTSVNVAMHLQHFDVNEVTSSADFHVWMILLWNDTFLMWEPSDYGGIGRLHVKSDEIWVPDITLQSATTESVDMDMPKTECLVLFNGDVLCVPQITYMVYCGRDTTWWPYDIMNCSIQISSWAHSSEDIYLETSTVDEKGELTLESSVKHSEWDILGITVYYFDSKSKFGFDATTKLISYNILLKRRATVDGSTISTFVVVMMTMTLLVLWLEPKCSERMMLANMNFIFHLLALTHITWTMPYSGGHHPKIFLLYENSFVLATFSLGLTIILRQMQEMTITASTWISTPVIFILKSKVGQIFLVNVSDPKLTAQIGSDNDDGTNLVSFDKVEFTWRYMSIVLGWLSFIVVLFVYIILFIVRFPTNSSALPVV